TGCAGTCGTCGCCAGCGGCGTCGGCAATCTCGGATCGCTCGGACTCGGCGTCTCCGGTCCCGAAACGGCGTGGGGGACGACGCTCGCGCTCAAACTGACGGTGCTCGCGGCGTTTCTCGCGGGGTCGGCGGCCCGGACACTGTCGGTTTCGTTCGCGGCGGCGCGGTCCAATGCGGACGCCGCCACCGCGGGCCGTCTTCGGGCAACGTACGCCGTTACAACCGTCGTGCTGCTCGCGCTCGTCGGATTCGGGGAGGTGCTGGCGCATGGCTGAGTCGCCGGCGGACGACCACGGACCGGAGCGGCGCTCCGAGCGATGTCCAGACGCGCGGGCCGAAGACGGACGGCCGCTCCCGGCGCTGGCCGTCTGGGGACTCGCGACGTTTCACGTCGCCGCGCTGGTGGTCTCGCTCGTCGTCGCCCTCCACGTCGGCGGGTCGCTGGGAGAACTCCTCTCGGGGCTGAACACCGCCGTCGGACTCGGCGTCTTCGCGTACCTCTGGGCGCTCACGTGGTGGACGAACCGCCGCGCGCTCACCGACGCCTGGCGTGGGGACGGGTTCGACCCCCGAGCGGCGGCGACGCGGGCGACGCTCTGGGGCGGCGTCACCGGCGTCTGCTTCCTCCTCGGACCGCTCGTGCTCTTCTCGGTCCTGCTGGTCGTGCAGGGCGCATCCGTTCTCGCGGTACTCGCTATCGCTTTGCTCGGGGCGCTCGTCGCCGCTATCGTCGGTGCGGTGATCGGCGGCGCGTTCGGCGTCGTCGACGTGGCGCTGCTGCGCGCGGTCGATACTGTCCGGAGAACGCCGTAGCGACCGAGAGTTCGACTGTCGACGGCTACTCCGCGTAACAACTCACCTCAACGGCCACTCCGCCCAACACACACGTAGCATCGCCGTGTAGCTCTACGCGGTGAACCCCATGTACGACAGTATCCTCGTCGCGACCGACGGCAGTGGCCCATCCGAGGCGGCGGTCGACCGCGCGCTCGACCTCGCACAGCGGTACGGAGCGACGCTCCACGCTATCTCGATCGTCGACACGAGAGTGTACACCGACGTCGACGTTCGGTCCGAACCCGTCCTCGACACACTCGAAGAACAGTCGCAGAACGCCGTCGACGCCGTCGCCGAGGCCAGCGCGGCCGCGGACGCGGACGTTCCCGTCGTCACGGACGTCGTACACGGGTCGCCCGCCAGCGGCATCGTCGACTACGCGACCGAACACGACGTCGACCTCGTCGTCGTCGGCACGCACGGCCGCCACGGCGTCAGACGCGTGTTGCTCGGGAGCGTCGCCGAGCGCGTCGTCAGAAACGCTCCCGTCCCGGTGTTGACTGTCGGCGGGGGCGACGAACGCGCCGACGAGTAGATCTCGCCGACGCGAGTCACGCCGGTTAAGCGCCCGTCGTCCGAACCGTCGGTCATGCGTGCGTTCCGCGTCGCCTACGACGGCCGCCCCTACTACGGCTTCCAGCGCCAACCGGACGTACCGACGGTCGAAGGCGCGCTGTTCGACGCGCTGGCGAAACTCGGTCTCTACGACGAAACGCGTCACCGACCGTCCGGCTACGCCGCCGCCGGACGTACCGACGCGGGCGTCTCCGCCGTCGCCCAGACCGTCGCCTTCGACTGTCTCGACTGGTGTACGCCGCGGGCGGTCAACAGCGAGTTGCCGGGGACCGTTCGCGCGTGGGCCGCAGCGGACGTTCCCGACGACTTTCACGCGACCCACGACGCGAGTCGGCGCGAGTACACCTACCACCTCTACGCGCCGCAAGCGGTGGACGGTGCAAAGAAGCGGTATCCGTCGCCGGAACCGTACGCAGTCGTCGACGACGACCGGGCGCGCTCGGCGCTCGACGCGGTCTGCGGCGAACGCGACTTCCGGAACCTCACGCCCGACGACCGAAACACCATAAGGACGCTCTCGGGGTCGCTCTGTCGCGACGGCGACTTTCTGGTCCTCACCGTCTCGGCTCCGGGGTTCGCCCGCGAACTCGTCCGTCGATCCGTCTCGCTCGTCCGCATCGTCGGTTCCGGAGCGCCGATGGAGCGAATCGAGCGAGCGTTTTCTGCCGACTCGCTGGAGGGCAGAGACGGCGTGCCGCCCGCGCCCGCCGCGGGATTGGTGCTTACCGGCGTGGACTATCCGGGGGTCGAGTTCGAGCGCGACGAGGACGCGATAGCGACGGTGCGAGAAGTGTTCGGCGCGTCGCGGGTCGAGGGTGCGGTCAGAACGCGGGTTTGCGAGACGGTGCTCGACGGGACGGCGGAGTAGCTACTCCCACTCGGCGGGCCACAGTCCGGCGGCGCGCATCCCCACCTCGAAGTCGTTCTCGCGGAACGTCTCGGCGAGGTCGTCGAGGTCGAGCCGCGGCGCGTCCGTCTTCGACAGGTCGTCGACGAGAAGCGCCGTGAGCATCGCGTGTTCGCGGATGTTGCGATCGTCTACCTTGTCGCGGGTGTCAGCGTGGGTGTGGCCCCAGCCGCGGCCGCGCTCGCCGCTGTCGCTGTGGAGTTGGAACGCGGGGACGCCCTCGCGGACGAACGGCCAGTGGTCGCTGAACGGGTGCGGGGCGTCGTCGACGTCTATCGGCTGGCGCGTCGTTTCCTCGATTCGCTCGGCGGCGGCGCTCATCGCGTCGGAGTCGTGCGTCAGCGCGACGAGGTTGCGGAACCGCCCCGCGCCGTCGACGTTGACGACGGCTTTTATCTCGCTCAGGTCGGCCGTCTCGGCGACGCGTTCGGCCCCGAGGAGGCCGATCTCCTCGCAGCCGACGCCCGCCACGCGGACGCCGACGTCGAGGTCAGCCTGCGCGAGAATGCGCGCGGCGGTGACGACGGTGGCGATGCCGCAGCCGTTGTCGAGCGCGCCCTCGGCGATGTCGTGGGCGTCGTAGTGCGCGAGCAACAGCAGCTCTTCGTCGGTGTGCGGACCGACGTGGCCGACGACGTTCTGACTCTCGCCGGGCGTGGTCTCCGCTTCGACGGTGATGCGGACGCGACCGGTCTCGCCGCCGGTGTTCGCGGCGTACTCCTTCAGCCACGCGCCGGTCTCCTTGCTCACGCCGACGGCCGGAACCGACCCCTCGTCGCCGAAGGTGAGCGAGCCGGTCGGCGGCAGTTGGCCCTCGATGTGGTTGACGAAGACGAACGCCTCTGCGCCCGCGTCGACCGCACAGCCGTACTTCTCCATCCGGTGGATGAATCGCCCGGAAGGCGTCGTCGTGCTCGCGACGACGATTTTCCCGTCCACGTCCTCGGCTTCGATCTCGTCGGGCGTGCCGTAGCCCACGTCCACGAGCTCGGCCTCCACGTCGCCCGACGGGGAGTACGGGAGCGCGATGGCGTCGAACGGTCGCTCGACGGGCGCGGTGAGTTCGAGTTCCGTCCACCCGCGGGTCCACTGATTCATCTCGAACGTGTCGAGTTCGATGCCCTCGACGCCCGCGTCGGCGAAAGCGTCGGCGACGAGGTCCGCCGCTCGGCGCTCGCCGGCGCTGCCGCCCATCCGGTCGCCGAGCGCGGTGAGGTCGGTGATGAAGTTCCACGGTTGGTCGTCGGTCCACGTGCGACCCATCGCGGCGGCGAACGCGTCGGCCGCGTCTGCGCTGTCGCCCGGTGTGGTCTCCTGTTCGGCCATGGACCGCCGTTGGGCACACCGTGACATAGGTGCTCGGTTCGCGGAAGAAGCCGTCGCCCCACGTTGCGGTTTCTCTGACCGATTCCCCCATAGTTTCTCTCACCGATTCGCCCGTCGTTTCAGTCGTTGCTTCGCCCTGCGGTCCCTCTCCCCGATGCGTCGGCGGCAACCGTTTCCGTGTTCCGACTTGACAAGGTTTACCCTCGCACCGGCCAACTTCGGAGTATGAGTTCGGTTCCCGAACGCAGCGACATCGACGAGGAGTACAAGTGGGATCTGGAGAGCATCTACGCCTCTGACGACGACTGGAACGAGGCGTACGAGCACGTGGAGTCGCGCATCGACGACATCGCGGCCTACGAGGGTCGAGCGACCGAGGACGCGGAGACTCTGTACGAACTGCTCGAACTGCTGGAGTCGGTGATGCGCGACGTCTCGAAGGTCGCCTCCTACGCGCAACTCCGCGCCAGCGAGGACACCAGAAACCAGGAGTACCAGGCGCTCTCGGCGCGTGCGCAGTCGCTGGCGTCCGACGCCCGCAGCGCGTCCAGTTTCGTCGAACCCGAACTACAGGAACTCGACGAGGACGACGTACAGGCGTTTATCGACGAGGAGCCGGTGCTCGCGGAGTACGAACACTACTTCGACGACGTGCTTCGAGCCAAACCGCACACGCGCTCGAAGGAGGTGGAGGAGTTGCTCGCGGACCTCTCGGAGGTGATGGGCGCGCCGAGCGACTTCTACTCGATGCTCGCCAACGCCGACCTGACGTTCCCGACGGTCGAAGACCCCGACGGCAACGGGATAGAAATCTCGCAGGGCAACTTCACGAAGCTCCAGAAGCACCCGAACCGCGAGTTCCGCCAAGAGGTCCACGAACAGTTCTACGACGAGTGGGAGGACGTGCGCAACTCGGTCGGTAGTTCGTTGAAAAACAGCGTGAAAGCCGACGTGAAACTGGCGGACGCGCGCAACTACGACACCGCCCGCGAGGCAGCGCTCGACGGCCCGAACATCCCAGTCGAGGTGTACGACAACCTCCTGAGTACGGTCCGAGACAATCTCGACAAACTCCACCGCCACGCCGACCTGAAGCGGCAGGCGCTCGACGTCGACACGCTCCAGATGTGGGACCTTTACATGTCGCTGACGGGCGAGGAAGGCCCCAAAATCAGCTACGAGCAGGCCAAGGAGTACGTCGTCGAGGCTGTCGCGCCGCTCGGCGAGGAGTATCAGGAGCGGATGGCCGAAGGTCTCGAAGATCGGTGGGTCGACGTGTACGAGAACCGCGGCAAGCGCGCCGGAGCGTACTCCTCGGGCACGTACGACACCCAGCCGTTCATCATGATGAACTATCAGGACGACATCACCTCGATGTTCACCCTGGCGCACGAACTCGGCCACTCGATGCACTCGGAGTTGGCGAAGGACGAGCAACCGTGGCAGTACGCCGACTACGAGATTTTCGTCGCCGAGGTGGCGAGCACGGTCAACGAGACGCTTCTCACCCACTACCTCCTCGAAAACGCCGAAGACGACGAACTCCGCCGCCACGTCCTCGACGAGTACCTCGAACGGTTCCGCTCGACGCTGTACCGACAGACGATGTTCGCCGACTTCGAACTGCAGATTCACGAGGCGGTCGAAGCGGGTGAACCGCTCACCCCCGACGCGTTCGACCAACTCTATGGCAATCTGAAATCCGAGTTCTACGAACCCGCCGAAGTCGACGACCGTATCGCCCGCGAGTGGATGCGCATCCCGCACTTCTACTACAACTACTACGTCTACCAGTACAGCACGGGCATCAGCGCCGCGGTCGCGGTCGTCGAGCGCATCCTCGACGAGGGCGAGGAGGCCGCCGCCGACTACCGTGAGGCGCTCGCGATGGGCGGCAGCGCGTACCCGATGGAAGTACTGGAGACCGCAGGCGTCGACATGACCTCCCCCGAACCCATCGAAGACGCTCTCGGCGTCTACGGTGACTACCTCGACCGCGTCGCCGAGTTACTCGACCTCGACTGAGTTCGGTTTCGGAATCAATCGTCTCGAAACTATTTTTGCTCGGTTGTCATATCGTGAGCCATGGCCCCTCCAACGAGACGAACGTTTCTTCGCAGTCTCGCAGGTGGTTCCGCGGCGTTCGGTCTCGCGGCGTCGGCGGGGGCTACATCTGCGACTACCGGAGATTTGGCTCCCGTCGACGAATCGACGACCGACGAGCCACCGAATCCAAACACTGGACGTCTGTATGACGTGATACCGTTCAGCGAAGGCTATCTTGCGGTAGGGACCAGTAGTGAGTCGTACAGGGCACCGACGCTATCTACCTTCGTCACGTTCGATACCTCCGGCGAGTACCGAGCGTGGGCAACGAACGCCGACCTCCGGTCGGCAATGGATGCTGTCGTCCTGCCCGACGGCGACCTCGCCGTCGTCGGTGGGCGAAACACCGCCTCTCGGCACGGCTCGCCCACGGCGGTCGCCCGCCTCTCCCCCTCGTTCGAAACGTACTGGGTGACGACGTTCGACCGCGAAGCACACGGTCAACCGGCGAGGATTCTGACACTCGACGATGGGACGCTCGTGGTCGCGTGGCAGTTCGTGTCGGCAGAGTTCAGTCACACCTACACCGCTGGTATCGACCTCGAAACAGGGGACAGACGGTGGAACCACGACTTTGACGACGACCACTACCACTTTAGAGGTCTCACTTCTGACGGAAACCGCTGTCAGGTGTTCGGAAGCGAGTGGCGGGCGCGCATTGACTCGTCCGGCGAAACGGCGGGTCCACAGGAGGTTGACTACCCTGTCGACGTCGGCGGTATCGTTCGTGACAACGACGGATTCATCATCCCATCGGCCGAGGAAGGATCCATCCGACTCACGCGGTACGACGACGCGTGGGTGAGCCAAGACCGACACCGGTTCGAGTTTGACACCGACTCGCTTCTCAGTCCGACCGCATTGAAACCGCGTCAATCTGGTGGGTTTGCGCTCGGTGTTGAAGGTCGAACCCACTCGTGGCTGATACTCACCGACTCGCTGAGCGAGGAATATCATCGTGCAATCTACGAGAACAGCTCTATTCTCGGCGTGGCACCGACCGAAAACGGGGCGGTTGTCGTCGGCCAGCGCCACCGAGCGCCGTGGTTCGACCGGGATCACGAGAGCGACTTGACGACCACGCCACCGACGACTGCCGCCCTATCAGCGACGCCATCCAAATCCACGCCGACGGCGTCTCCGAAATCGGCGACAACGCGGAAGACGTTGACAGACTCGACGACCGACGATACTTCGTCGGCCTTCGCACCCGGGTTCGGTTTCACAGACGCTGCGGTGCTCACGACAACCGGTCTTGGGGCACTCTGGTATCGAAATCGCCGTACGGAGTAGTTCGGGATCACACTTTCTCGCTCAGGACGACAGACGAAGCCGCTCGGCTGAGGGGTTTGGTAGCACTTCACACTTATACACCTCATACGCAAAATAGGTGATTAACAAATATTATCATTATCGATCATTACATTTATTTACCATTCCCCAGTCCGTCTCGATGCGGTGAATCACAATGGCAATACGCGCAAACCCCACGACCCGCACAACGGCCGATTATCGACCCGCCAGCCGACCAATTCGACCACCGAGACCACCGATACAATGACGTACGACGACCCGACACGACGCGACCGAACGACTGAAATCGACCGACGAACCCCGCAGACGACGATTCGAACCACCCGAATGCGAC
This genomic stretch from Haloprofundus salilacus harbors:
- a CDS encoding CopD family protein, translated to MVLSHPTALLVRLLHVTGVGVAVGGAVLTWAASHRAVSTGRADAVDGALVVAETYEWLFWGALGAVVASGVGNLGSLGLGVSGPETAWGTTLALKLTVLAAFLAGSAARTLSVSFAAARSNADAATAGRLRATYAVTTVVLLALVGFGEVLAHG
- a CDS encoding universal stress protein, producing the protein MYDSILVATDGSGPSEAAVDRALDLAQRYGATLHAISIVDTRVYTDVDVRSEPVLDTLEEQSQNAVDAVAEASAAADADVPVVTDVVHGSPASGIVDYATEHDVDLVVVGTHGRHGVRRVLLGSVAERVVRNAPVPVLTVGGGDERADE
- the truA gene encoding tRNA pseudouridine(38-40) synthase TruA — translated: MRAFRVAYDGRPYYGFQRQPDVPTVEGALFDALAKLGLYDETRHRPSGYAAAGRTDAGVSAVAQTVAFDCLDWCTPRAVNSELPGTVRAWAAADVPDDFHATHDASRREYTYHLYAPQAVDGAKKRYPSPEPYAVVDDDRARSALDAVCGERDFRNLTPDDRNTIRTLSGSLCRDGDFLVLTVSAPGFARELVRRSVSLVRIVGSGAPMERIERAFSADSLEGRDGVPPAPAAGLVLTGVDYPGVEFERDEDAIATVREVFGASRVEGAVRTRVCETVLDGTAE
- a CDS encoding M28 family peptidase — its product is MAEQETTPGDSADAADAFAAAMGRTWTDDQPWNFITDLTALGDRMGGSAGERRAADLVADAFADAGVEGIELDTFEMNQWTRGWTELELTAPVERPFDAIALPYSPSGDVEAELVDVGYGTPDEIEAEDVDGKIVVASTTTPSGRFIHRMEKYGCAVDAGAEAFVFVNHIEGQLPPTGSLTFGDEGSVPAVGVSKETGAWLKEYAANTGGETGRVRITVEAETTPGESQNVVGHVGPHTDEELLLLAHYDAHDIAEGALDNGCGIATVVTAARILAQADLDVGVRVAGVGCEEIGLLGAERVAETADLSEIKAVVNVDGAGRFRNLVALTHDSDAMSAAAERIEETTRQPIDVDDAPHPFSDHWPFVREGVPAFQLHSDSGERGRGWGHTHADTRDKVDDRNIREHAMLTALLVDDLSKTDAPRLDLDDLAETFRENDFEVGMRAAGLWPAEWE
- the pepF gene encoding oligoendopeptidase F, which codes for MSSVPERSDIDEEYKWDLESIYASDDDWNEAYEHVESRIDDIAAYEGRATEDAETLYELLELLESVMRDVSKVASYAQLRASEDTRNQEYQALSARAQSLASDARSASSFVEPELQELDEDDVQAFIDEEPVLAEYEHYFDDVLRAKPHTRSKEVEELLADLSEVMGAPSDFYSMLANADLTFPTVEDPDGNGIEISQGNFTKLQKHPNREFRQEVHEQFYDEWEDVRNSVGSSLKNSVKADVKLADARNYDTAREAALDGPNIPVEVYDNLLSTVRDNLDKLHRHADLKRQALDVDTLQMWDLYMSLTGEEGPKISYEQAKEYVVEAVAPLGEEYQERMAEGLEDRWVDVYENRGKRAGAYSSGTYDTQPFIMMNYQDDITSMFTLAHELGHSMHSELAKDEQPWQYADYEIFVAEVASTVNETLLTHYLLENAEDDELRRHVLDEYLERFRSTLYRQTMFADFELQIHEAVEAGEPLTPDAFDQLYGNLKSEFYEPAEVDDRIAREWMRIPHFYYNYYVYQYSTGISAAVAVVERILDEGEEAAADYREALAMGGSAYPMEVLETAGVDMTSPEPIEDALGVYGDYLDRVAELLDLD